In a single window of the Debaryomyces hansenii CBS767 chromosome A complete sequence genome:
- a CDS encoding DEHA2A05522p (no similarity) encodes MESYNQNPPEWFTNEMSEIKRDIKYLRRDIKDLKGEFKDLKRDLNKDVKDLKIEFKDLKRDLNKDVKDLKGEFKDLHI; translated from the coding sequence ATGGAGAGTTATAATCAGAACCCACCAGAGTGGTTCACAAACGAAATGAGTGAAATTAAGAGGGATATTAAATATCTTAGGAGAGATATTAAAGATCTTAAGGGAGAGTTTAAAGACCTTAAGAGAGATCTTAACAAGGATGTTAAAGATCTTAAGATAGAGTTTAAAGACCTTAAGAGAGATCTTAACAAGGATGTTAAAGATCTTAAGGGAGAGTTTAAAGACCTTCACATATGA
- a CDS encoding DEHA2A05500p (weakly similar to uniprot|P32901 Saccharomyces cerevisiae YKR093W PTR2 Functions in transport of small peptides into the cell), producing MTSVKEINEKDPGKDEYSVDERAEHEVAETHLNANHDNASIVSKEEFEDEGIYDFDDSNNYSTTFVDDHNPMGLRKPTKQEASSLRRVLGRADWACYMICVAEFAERASYYSCQTLLSNFVTNPLPEGSGTGKLMPGSVNPGALGLGVPTATAITYTLTFVAYLVPLYAGYVADSQIGKFRAIWIGVICGFFAHILLVIAAIPAVIEGGNAIVPTAFGIITLAFGTGFIKPNLLPLLLDQYPEESDVVKLLPSGEKVIVDRQKSLERMVLVFYWSVNLGALFPIPSVYIEQRIGFWFAFFIPIIIYLIIPAVFWFVRPRLKKEKLQSSVMVNTNKILKVSFRGNWIKRIRNNTFWDYAAPTNMNARGEEYYSAKKKKPITWTDQWVLDVKQIVNISKVFLYFVIFNLCDAGGTGATPALTAQSGSLTSDGTPNDIYSSFNPITIIFLIPILDYGIYPLLRRWKIDFRPVLRITFGFLLAALSQVAAAVIQKEIYNQIECGDHATECVEKGIVAPFSAWVSVMPYILSAASECFANTSGYELGYTRAPPHLKGFVQALFLLATALAAAIGDAISPALKDPNLVWYFAALAIVGGVFTVLFYVHFRNLHKIMGQESKLRAIMMRQENEKEVSEVNNLASITSVPSVAVKQI from the coding sequence ATGACCAGCgtgaaagaaattaatgagaAAGACCCAGGTAAGGACGAGTATAGCGTCGACGAGAGGGCAGAACATGAAGTCGCGGAGACTCATCTCAACGCAAATCACGATAATGCTTCTATCGTCTCGAAAGAAGAgtttgaagatgaaggtATCTACGATTTTGACGATTCGAACAATTACTCAACCACTTTTGTCGATGATCATAATCCTATGGGGTTAAGAAAGCCTACTAAACAGGAAGCTTCTTCGTTGAGAAGAGTTTTGGGAAGGGCTGATTGGGCCTGTTATATGATTTGCGTGGCCGAATTTGCTGAAAGAGCCTCGTACTATTCGTGTCAGACTCTCTTAAGTAATTTTGTTACCAACCCATTGCCTGAGGGAAGCGGAACTGGTAAGCTTATGCCTGGTAGTGTTAATCCTGGTGCCTTAGGGTTGGGTGTGCCTACCGCTACCGCCATTACTTATACTTTGACTTTCGTTGCCTACCTTGTTCCGTTATATGCTGGTTATGTTGCTGATTCGCAAATTGGTAAATTTAGAGCCATCTGGATTGGTGTTATTTGTGGTTTTTTTGCTCATATTTTACTTGTCATAGCTGCTATCCCTGCTGTTATTGAGGGAGGCAATGCTATTGTTCCTACTGCGTTCGGTATCATTACGTTGGCGTTTGGTACTGGTTTTATCAAACCTAATTTATTACCACTCTTGTTGGATCAATACCCCGAGGAGTCGGATGTGGTTAAATTGTTGCCATCAGGAGAAAAGGTTATTGTTGACCGTCAAAAGTCATTGGAAAGAATGGTCTTAGTATTCTATTGGTCCGTAAACCTTGGTGCACTTTTCCCTATTCCAAGTGTTTACATCGAACAAAGAATTGGATTTTGGTTTGCTTTCTTCATTCCAATCATTATATATCTCATTATTCCAGCAGTGTTTTGGTTCGTCCGTCCAAGActtaagaaagaaaagctTCAAAGCTCTGTTATGGTCAACACTAACAAAATCTTGAAGGTTCTGTTTAGAGGAAACTGGATAAAAAGAATCAGAAACAATACCTTTTGGGATTATGCAGCTCCTACCAACATGAATGCAAGAGGCGAGGAATACTATTCtgcaaagaaaaagaagccAATTACTTGGACTGACCAATGGGTGTTGGATGTCAAGCAAATTGTTAATATTTCCAAAGTTTTCCTTTACTTCGTGATCTTCAACCTTTGTGATGCTGGTGGTACCGGAGCAACTCCAGCTTTAACTGCACAGTCGGGATCTTTGACTAGTGATGGAACGCCTAATGATATCTACAGTAGTTTCAATCCAATCACTATCATTTTCCTTATCCCAATATTGGATTACGGTATTTATCCTTTATTGCGTAGATGGAAGATAGACTTTAGACCGGTCTTGAGAATCACCTTTGGTTTCTTATTGGCAGCTTTGTCTCAGGTAGCAGCTGCAGTAATccaaaaagaaatttataaCCAGATTGAATGTGGAGACCATGCTACAGAATGTGTAGAGAAAGGAATAGTAGCACCATTTAGTGCCTGGGTCCTGGTGATGCCATACATCTTATCTGCTGCTTCTGAATGTTTTGCTAATACTTCTGGTTATGAATTGGGTTATACTAGAGCTCCACCTCATTTGAAAGGGTTTGTTCAGGCTTTGTTCTTACTTGCGACTGCTTTAGCTGCTGCTATTGGTGATGCTATCAGTCCAGCATTGAAAGATCCAAACTTGGTTTGGTATTTTGCAGCTTTGGCAATTGTCGGTGGTGTATTTACTGTTTTATTCTATGTTCATTTTAGAAACTTGCACAAGATTATGGGACAAGAAAGCAAGTTGAGAGCCATTATGATGCgtcaagaaaatgaaaaagaagtGCTGGAAGTCAACAATTTGGCCCTGATTACTTCGGTCCCGTCAGTTGCTGttaaacaaatataa